The Streptomyces sp. Alt3 genome has a segment encoding these proteins:
- a CDS encoding polysaccharide deacetylase family protein, whose product MNRSGPGRMILGLLALTLVCVPFYGAWHWNEFRRQVTAQEAPGPRGAVPAGGPPSERRAGNPAPVVLAYHDVGRASDSRYTVTPESFDAQLAALASAGYRTLSTDEFVAYLDGGPAPGPRSVFLTFDDGAHGLWVHADRILAKYRMRAAAFLITRSVGSHRPYYLSWDEIGRMARSGRWDFENHTRDLHRREAVDAAGHTSSAFTGRLWLPDENRRETAEEYRRRIEDDLDRSVTDITRHGLPSPRLFAYPFSESQGPDSASPTNQLLRKALAERFVTALTNGSDRPVRPLPAGRRAAAAGEVQRVEITSGTSTRELLAAVERWTSVSPAECPDPLGRPRLWRRDERSRADGLGAFTGTGPYPGPSGYTAAAYRPTSSADWSDYTVDARVEGLRESANSAGLITRDGSLDPLEVSVSFSYVRLREYRGGRWREIGRRTLTDAAGHHVRITVDGDRTVVVVDGGAPIERAARATGGDATGGIAVSVRNADPRGAWPRFESLTVRPRTGAVAAPER is encoded by the coding sequence GTGAACCGTTCCGGACCTGGGCGGATGATCCTCGGGCTGCTGGCCCTGACGTTGGTGTGTGTGCCGTTCTACGGCGCCTGGCACTGGAACGAGTTCCGCAGGCAGGTGACGGCGCAGGAGGCGCCGGGGCCGCGCGGCGCCGTGCCCGCCGGCGGGCCGCCCTCGGAGCGGAGGGCGGGGAACCCAGCTCCCGTCGTGCTGGCCTACCACGACGTCGGGCGCGCGAGCGACAGCCGCTACACGGTGACCCCGGAGTCGTTCGACGCCCAGCTCGCAGCCCTCGCCTCGGCCGGCTACCGCACGCTGAGCACCGACGAGTTCGTCGCGTATCTGGACGGAGGGCCTGCGCCGGGCCCGCGCTCGGTGTTCCTGACCTTCGACGACGGCGCGCACGGGCTGTGGGTGCATGCCGACCGCATCCTGGCCAAGTACCGCATGCGGGCGGCGGCCTTCCTGATCACCCGTTCCGTGGGCAGCCATCGCCCGTACTACCTCTCCTGGGACGAGATCGGACGCATGGCACGGTCGGGGCGCTGGGACTTCGAGAACCACACCCGTGACCTGCACCGCAGGGAGGCCGTGGACGCGGCCGGGCACACGTCCTCGGCGTTCACCGGCCGGCTGTGGCTGCCGGACGAGAACCGGCGGGAGACGGCGGAGGAGTACCGGCGGCGGATCGAGGACGACCTCGACCGGTCGGTCACCGACATCACCCGTCACGGCCTGCCCAGCCCCCGGCTCTTCGCCTACCCCTTCTCCGAATCGCAGGGGCCGGACTCGGCGTCACCGACGAACCAACTGCTGCGCAAGGCACTCGCGGAGCGGTTCGTGACGGCCCTGACCAACGGCTCCGACCGTCCGGTGCGCCCGCTGCCCGCCGGGCGCCGGGCGGCCGCCGCGGGTGAGGTGCAACGGGTGGAGATCACTTCCGGCACCAGCACCCGGGAACTCCTCGCCGCCGTCGAGCGCTGGACGTCCGTGTCCCCGGCCGAGTGTCCTGACCCGCTCGGCCGGCCCCGGCTGTGGCGGCGCGACGAGAGGTCGAGGGCCGACGGCCTGGGGGCGTTCACCGGCACCGGGCCCTATCCCGGCCCGAGCGGTTACACCGCCGCCGCCTACCGGCCGACGAGTTCCGCCGACTGGAGCGACTACACCGTCGATGCCCGCGTCGAGGGCCTGCGCGAGTCGGCCAACAGTGCCGGCCTGATCACGCGCGACGGCAGTCTCGACCCGCTCGAGGTGTCGGTCAGCTTCAGCTACGTCCGGCTCCGGGAGTACCGGGGCGGCCGCTGGCGGGAGATCGGCCGCCGCACCCTGACCGATGCCGCCGGGCACCACGTCAGGATCACGGTGGACGGCGATCGCACCGTGGTGGTCGTCGACGGCGGCGCGCCGATCGAACGGGCCGCCCGCGCGACCGGCGGGGACGCGACCGGGGGGATCGCCGTCAGTGTGCGCAACGCCGATCCCCGCGGGGCCTGGCCGCGCTTCGAGTCCCTGACCGTGCGCCCGCGGACCGGGGCGGTCGCGGCCCCGGAACGGTGA
- a CDS encoding S8 family peptidase: MAIHKRARSVKLTASITAVAAAAGITLLATPFAGAAPAPATGTVYGADAATAVSGSYIVMLGQKADKAGLAKEYGGTLQRNYKSAINGFSASGLSETEAKRLAADPAVSKVVQNKKFHIDATQDNPPSWGLDRIDQAETAGDGAYTYPDAAGGDVTAYVIDTGVRVTHKDFEGRATSGFDAVDNDDDADDGNGHGTHVAGTIAGAAHGVAKKAKIVAVRVLDDAGSGTTEQVVAGIDWVTANHEGPSVANMSLGGSADPALDAAVQKAVASGVTFAVAAGNESSDAGEGSPSRVPEAITVASSTEDDEQSSFSNFGSVVDIYAPGSDITSAWNDSDDATNTISGTSMATPHVVGAAAVYLGGHPDATPEEVATALTEGATPDAISNATEGTANKLLKIVE; the protein is encoded by the coding sequence ATGGCAATTCACAAGCGCGCTCGCTCGGTCAAGCTCACCGCATCGATAACCGCCGTGGCAGCCGCCGCGGGCATCACCCTGCTCGCCACCCCGTTCGCCGGAGCCGCCCCGGCTCCCGCGACGGGCACCGTCTACGGTGCGGACGCGGCGACAGCTGTCTCCGGCAGCTACATCGTGATGCTGGGTCAGAAGGCCGACAAGGCCGGGCTGGCCAAGGAGTACGGCGGCACGCTCCAGCGGAACTACAAGTCGGCCATCAACGGCTTCTCGGCCAGCGGCCTTTCGGAGACCGAGGCCAAGCGGCTCGCCGCCGACCCGGCCGTCTCCAAGGTCGTCCAGAACAAGAAGTTCCACATCGACGCCACCCAGGACAACCCGCCGTCCTGGGGGCTGGACCGGATCGACCAGGCCGAGACCGCCGGTGACGGTGCCTACACCTACCCGGACGCCGCCGGCGGGGACGTCACGGCGTACGTCATCGACACCGGTGTCCGCGTCACCCACAAGGACTTCGAGGGACGCGCCACCTCGGGCTTCGACGCCGTGGACAACGACGACGACGCCGACGACGGCAACGGACACGGCACGCATGTGGCCGGGACCATCGCGGGCGCCGCCCACGGTGTCGCCAAGAAGGCGAAGATCGTGGCCGTCCGGGTCCTGGACGACGCCGGTTCGGGTACCACCGAGCAGGTCGTGGCGGGCATCGACTGGGTCACCGCGAACCATGAGGGCCCGTCCGTCGCCAACATGAGCCTGGGCGGGAGCGCCGACCCGGCGCTCGACGCCGCGGTGCAGAAGGCCGTCGCCTCCGGCGTGACCTTCGCGGTCGCCGCCGGCAACGAGTCGAGCGACGCGGGCGAGGGCTCCCCCTCCCGCGTCCCCGAGGCCATCACGGTCGCCTCGTCCACCGAGGACGACGAGCAGTCGTCCTTCTCCAACTTCGGCTCGGTCGTGGACATCTACGCGCCCGGTTCGGACATCACGTCGGCCTGGAACGACAGCGACGACGCCACGAACACCATCTCCGGTACGTCCATGGCGACCCCGCACGTCGTCGGCGCCGCGGCCGTCTACCTCGGCGGACACCCCGACGCCACCCCCGAGGAGGTCGCCACGGCGCTCACCGAGGGGGCCACCCCGGACGCGATCTCCAACGCCACCGAAGGCACGGCGAACAAGCTCCTGAAGATCGTGGAGTAG
- a CDS encoding nucleotide sugar dehydrogenase, protein MHTASNTPHASLKTPWRTASTTEGNAGGPGRADRCAAAAPAEHVTSASLPSQPQGGSRATVAVVGLGYVGLPTALALQAAGHTVVGVDTSGHRLEDIRSGRVDLLPAQHGRLASALRDPGFRLTADPAAVATADSVIICVPTPVDERRTPDLRALTAACSSAVSHAVPGQLLVLTSTSYVGTTRDLLVEPLAARGLLPGAEVFVAFAPERIDPGNPAHSPDRTPRVIGGVSPRSTELAASLLAGTAPSVHRVDSPEVAEMSKLWENTFRAVNIALANELAENCLEFALDPRQVIEAAATKPYGFMPFRPGAGVGGHCIPCDPHYLLWQLRAREVTSPLVDAAMTAIAERPALVAGKARDALAARGLGTRGSRVLVLGVAYKPGVADLRESPALEIIDRLTAWGATVGYTDPLVPRLERRGTVLHSVDAPEALDWDLVVVHTVHPCTALDWLESGPAVLDVTHRLTTAATGAAV, encoded by the coding sequence GTGCACACCGCAAGCAACACACCACATGCCTCACTCAAGACCCCATGGCGCACCGCTTCGACGACGGAGGGGAACGCCGGAGGGCCGGGCCGGGCTGACAGGTGCGCGGCAGCCGCCCCCGCGGAACACGTCACGTCCGCGAGCCTCCCGTCGCAGCCCCAGGGCGGAAGCCGGGCCACGGTCGCCGTCGTCGGGCTCGGCTACGTCGGGCTGCCGACCGCACTGGCCCTCCAGGCAGCCGGCCACACGGTGGTCGGTGTGGACACGAGTGGGCACCGGCTGGAGGACATCCGGTCCGGGCGGGTCGATCTCCTGCCGGCACAGCACGGCCGGCTGGCCTCCGCCCTGCGCGACCCGGGCTTCCGGCTGACGGCGGACCCCGCCGCGGTCGCGACGGCGGACTCGGTGATCATCTGTGTGCCGACCCCGGTCGACGAGCGGCGCACGCCCGATCTGCGCGCACTGACCGCCGCGTGCTCGTCGGCGGTGTCGCACGCGGTCCCGGGGCAGCTGCTGGTCCTCACCTCGACCAGCTACGTCGGCACCACGCGCGACCTCCTCGTCGAGCCGCTCGCGGCACGGGGACTGCTGCCCGGCGCCGAGGTGTTCGTGGCGTTCGCACCCGAGCGTATCGATCCCGGGAACCCCGCCCACTCCCCCGACAGGACCCCACGCGTCATCGGTGGCGTCAGTCCTCGCAGCACCGAACTCGCCGCCTCCCTGCTCGCCGGGACCGCGCCCTCCGTCCACCGGGTGGACAGCCCGGAGGTCGCCGAGATGAGCAAGCTGTGGGAGAACACCTTCCGCGCCGTCAACATCGCCCTGGCGAACGAACTGGCCGAGAACTGCCTTGAGTTCGCACTGGACCCCCGACAGGTCATCGAGGCGGCCGCCACCAAGCCGTACGGCTTCATGCCCTTCCGCCCGGGCGCGGGGGTCGGAGGGCACTGCATCCCCTGCGACCCGCACTACCTGCTCTGGCAACTGCGTGCGCGGGAGGTGACGTCGCCGCTGGTGGACGCCGCGATGACGGCGATCGCCGAGCGCCCCGCCCTGGTCGCCGGGAAGGCACGCGACGCACTCGCGGCACGTGGTCTGGGAACGCGCGGCTCCCGGGTCCTGGTCCTGGGCGTCGCCTACAAGCCAGGTGTGGCGGACCTGCGCGAGAGCCCGGCGCTGGAGATCATCGACCGGCTCACGGCATGGGGCGCCACCGTCGGGTACACCGACCCCCTGGTGCCCCGCCTGGAGCGGCGGGGCACCGTCCTGCACAGCGTCGACGCCCCCGAGGCCCTGGACTGGGACCTGGTCGTCGTCCACACAGTGCACCCCTGCACCGCACTGGACTGGCTGGAAAGCGGTCCCGCCGTCCTCGACGTCACGCACCGCCTCACGACCGCGGCCACCGGGGCCGCCGTATGA
- a CDS encoding glycosyltransferase family 2 protein, protein MNALHRPPARPPLPTPDGVPGPRGVRAIGRRVARADPAIRHGVRRLVVLLLLMPLLLVLAHHAARLPRLSLPVCYGLVVLAGTITLLYIAYSRYEDPAEGELRVRPGPEEMFPPLPAHPMVAFLLAVKDEVDGIEACVRSMAASDCPGVRIIVVDDHSQDGTGDVLRRLEDELAITVVHLDANVGKKHALVRACEFTADTEVIAFTDSDCVLAPDALRRCVRALVTHPELGAVSGHCRALNTDSGFLARAQDVWYEGQFRVSKAAEASFGSVSCVSGPLAVFRRDAIFNYLPAWADDRFMGAPFRFATDRQLTGYVLGQAWRGQALKRRYPGSPFTAEDFAERRWRVGYVRSAKVWTDVPARLGPLLRQQIRWKKSFIRNLFFTGSFMWRRGPGPAALYYGHVLWVLAAPVMAFSHLVWAPAHGALFLTLLYLCGVVLKGCVWGLAYRIDHPGDTRWRYRPLMSLFSSVLLAWLLPYSLLTVRRGVWSRGAA, encoded by the coding sequence GTGAACGCGCTCCACCGGCCGCCGGCCCGCCCCCCGCTCCCCACTCCTGACGGCGTCCCCGGCCCCCGCGGCGTCCGGGCGATCGGCCGGCGTGTCGCCCGCGCCGACCCCGCGATCCGGCACGGGGTACGCCGACTGGTCGTCCTGCTCCTCCTGATGCCGCTCCTGCTCGTCCTGGCCCATCACGCCGCCCGGCTGCCCCGGCTGAGCCTGCCCGTCTGCTACGGGCTCGTCGTGCTGGCCGGCACGATCACCCTGCTCTACATCGCCTACAGCCGGTACGAGGACCCGGCCGAGGGCGAACTGCGGGTGCGTCCTGGTCCCGAGGAGATGTTCCCGCCACTGCCCGCGCATCCCATGGTCGCCTTCCTGCTCGCCGTCAAGGACGAGGTGGACGGCATCGAGGCGTGTGTGCGCTCCATGGCCGCCTCCGACTGCCCGGGGGTACGGATCATCGTGGTGGACGACCACTCCCAGGACGGCACCGGCGACGTACTGCGCAGACTGGAGGACGAGCTCGCCATCACGGTCGTCCATCTGGACGCCAACGTCGGCAAGAAGCACGCTCTGGTCCGTGCCTGCGAGTTCACCGCCGACACCGAGGTCATCGCCTTCACCGACTCCGACTGCGTCCTCGCCCCCGACGCGCTGCGCCGCTGTGTACGCGCACTGGTCACCCATCCCGAGCTGGGCGCCGTGAGCGGTCACTGCCGGGCCCTGAACACGGATTCCGGATTTCTGGCCCGCGCGCAGGACGTCTGGTACGAGGGCCAGTTCAGGGTGTCCAAGGCGGCCGAGGCATCCTTCGGCTCGGTGTCCTGCGTCTCGGGCCCCCTCGCCGTGTTCCGCCGGGACGCCATCTTCAACTACCTTCCCGCCTGGGCCGACGACCGGTTCATGGGCGCCCCGTTCCGCTTCGCCACGGACCGCCAGCTGACCGGGTACGTCCTCGGACAGGCGTGGCGCGGCCAGGCACTCAAGCGCCGCTACCCCGGATCGCCGTTCACCGCGGAGGACTTCGCCGAGCGCCGCTGGCGCGTCGGGTACGTACGCTCCGCGAAGGTGTGGACCGATGTGCCTGCCCGGCTGGGGCCCCTCCTGCGCCAGCAGATCCGCTGGAAGAAGAGCTTCATCCGCAATCTCTTCTTCACCGGCTCCTTCATGTGGCGGCGCGGCCCGGGGCCCGCCGCGCTCTACTACGGCCATGTGCTGTGGGTACTGGCCGCGCCGGTGATGGCGTTCAGCCATCTGGTCTGGGCGCCGGCCCACGGCGCCCTGTTCCTGACCCTGCTCTACCTCTGCGGAGTGGTCCTCAAGGGCTGTGTGTGGGGGCTCGCGTACCGGATCGACCACCCCGGGGACACCCGCTGGCGCTACCGGCCGCTGATGAGTCTGTTCTCCTCGGTGCTGCTGGCCTGGCTGCTGCCGTACTCCCTGCTCACCGTCCGGCGCGGCGTGTGGTCGAGGGGGGCGGCATGA